The Cytophagales bacterium DNA window TCGGCAGTCGGCAGTCGGCAGTCGGCAGTCGGAAGTCGGAAGTCGGAAGTCGGAAGTCGGAAGTCGGAAGTTGGCAGTCCACAGCCGGCAGTCGGCAATTGTTTTTTTGCCGACTGGGGACTGTAGATTGCCGACTTTTCTCTATTTATACTTTTTATGAGTAAAGATATTACAGGCATCATACTGGCAGGAGGTAAAAGCAAAAGGATCGGAGCGGATAAAGGATTGCTTAATTTTAATGGCAAAACATTTGTTGAAAATATTTACGGGGTAGTGAAAACCATGTGCCAGGATATTGTGATAATCTCCAACCAACCAGGTTATGAAAAGCTGGGCATACCGGTTTACCGTGACCTGGTAGAGAATAGCGGTCCTTTGGCAGGCATCTATACAGGACTTACTTATTCCAACACGTTCAACAACTTAGTGGTGGGTTGTGATATGCCTTTTATTTCCACAGAATTGCTGGAATATTTAATTGGCCACCTTAATAATAAAGATGTGATTGTTCCAGCAGCAAATGATCAGCTTCAGCCGTTATGTGCATTGTACACTAAAAATTGTCTAAACCTGATGGGAAAATTTCTGAAAAACGGGAACCTGCAAATGCGGCAAGTCATAAGGCAGCTAGATGCGAAATATGTTATAATGAACGAAGCGCTGGACTTTTACGATCCCCGCTCGTTTTTTAATATCAATACCCGTGAAGATCTTGAATTGATACTAATAAAAAATGAGAGTTAAAGTTTTACTATTCGGTATGTTAGCGGATAAGACAGGTACTCGCACACTTATAATAGAAGATGCTGAAGGCATGGTAGATTTGGCAGGTCTGAAAAATTACCTTGAGAGTAAATACCCCTTTTTAAAAGAAATGAAATACATAATAGCAGCAAATCAACAAATAACAAGGAAAAATATCAAACTCAATGAAGGGGATGAAATAGCGCTGATGCCTCCTTTTGCGGGTGGATAATGTAATGCAACATTTAGTTGTTAGCTTTTAGCTGTTAGCTGTTAGCTATTAGCTAATAGCTAATAGCTAACAGCTTTTAGAAGAGCAACGCATGATCAACAGTTTCATTATTACACTGAAATTAACCGCTAACAGCTAAAAGCTCTTATATGTTGCAAGAGAATAAATCAAAAAATGAGTACCACAACAAAGGAAAAACTAAAATATTTGATCGAGGGTAGTATTTCTCCCGAACTTATATCAACACAAGTACAGAATCACCAAAAGAAAACAGACATAGGCGCCCATACGTTTTTTCTCGGGCAGGTGAGGGCTGATGAAATTGATCAGAAACGGGTTATTGCCATTGAATACTCAGCTTATGCGGAAATGGCCGAGAAAGAAATTGCAAATATCAGGGAAAAAACTTTTGAAAAGTATGATATAAGTTGTTTACACATTTATCATAGTTTGGGAGAAGTGAAGGTAGGAGAAGTATCACTTTTTGTGATGGTTTCGACAGCACATAGGCAAGATACTTTTTCAGCGTTGGAATTTATTGTTGAACAAATAAAACACCGGGCGCCTATCTGGAAAAAAGAAATATTTGAAGATGGTACATCAAGTTGGCAGTAGGCAGCAGCAGGAGGCAGTGTTTGCCCCGACTGCCTACTGCCGCTTCTACATAGATGGATTGACGAAGCACTAAAAAATGAAATCGCTTAAAATTAAGTGAAATTCTGATACAATAAATTATGCGTGACATCAGCAGTAAAATAAAAACATTACGCATTGCACGTGCAAGCGCAATGATGAAAATGAGCGGGGATAGTATTGATGCTATAAAGAACAATGCTACACCCAAAAAGGATGTACTGGCAATCGCCCGGGCAGCAGGATATCTGGCAGTAAAAAACACCGGCAATACCATTCCTCATTGTCATCCTCTCCCGATAGAAGCGGTTAATATAGCATACGACCTAAAGGATGATACAGTAAGGATTGATGTTGAAGTAAAGACCTGTTATAAAACCGGCTGCGAGATGGAGGCATTACACGGTGCATCTGTTGTGGCATTAACCATCTACGACATGATAAAACCCATTGATAAAAATATTGAAATTAGCACGATTAAATTAGAAGAAAAGAGTGGGGGTAAATCTGATTTTAAAGATAGATTTCCCGGTTCATTGCAAGCTGCAGTGATCGTTGTCTCTGACTCTGTCGCAGCAGGCAGCAAACATGATAAAGCCGGAAAATCAATAATCAAAAAATTAGAAACATTTGATATAGTTATTAATGATTATATTATCATCCCTGATGAACCTGGGGAGATTCGCAAAAACGTAGAAAAATATTGTGAGCAGGAAATTGACATTGTCATCACCACAGGAGGAACAGGCCTTTCGCCCAGGGATCACACCCCGGAATCTTTAAA harbors:
- a CDS encoding molybdenum cofactor guanylyltransferase — translated: MSKDITGIILAGGKSKRIGADKGLLNFNGKTFVENIYGVVKTMCQDIVIISNQPGYEKLGIPVYRDLVENSGPLAGIYTGLTYSNTFNNLVVGCDMPFISTELLEYLIGHLNNKDVIVPAANDQLQPLCALYTKNCLNLMGKFLKNGNLQMRQVIRQLDAKYVIMNEALDFYDPRSFFNINTREDLELILIKNES
- a CDS encoding MoaD/ThiS family protein; amino-acid sequence: MRVKVLLFGMLADKTGTRTLIIEDAEGMVDLAGLKNYLESKYPFLKEMKYIIAANQQITRKNIKLNEGDEIALMPPFAGG
- a CDS encoding molybdenum cofactor biosynthesis protein MoaE: MSTTTKEKLKYLIEGSISPELISTQVQNHQKKTDIGAHTFFLGQVRADEIDQKRVIAIEYSAYAEMAEKEIANIREKTFEKYDISCLHIYHSLGEVKVGEVSLFVMVSTAHRQDTFSALEFIVEQIKHRAPIWKKEIFEDGTSSWQ
- a CDS encoding bifunctional molybdenum cofactor biosynthesis protein MoaC/MoaB, whose protein sequence is MRDISSKIKTLRIARASAMMKMSGDSIDAIKNNATPKKDVLAIARAAGYLAVKNTGNTIPHCHPLPIEAVNIAYDLKDDTVRIDVEVKTCYKTGCEMEALHGASVVALTIYDMIKPIDKNIEISTIKLEEKSGGKSDFKDRFPGSLQAAVIVVSDSVAAGSKHDKAGKSIIKKLETFDIVINDYIIIPDEPGEIRKNVEKYCEQEIDIVITTGGTGLSPRDHTPESLKPLIDTEIPGIMEAARSYGQNRTPYAMLSRSIAGLKNRTLILALPGSSRGAAETMDALFPNVLHIFKVLEKGYRHELEGTKSHNKGL